From one Humulus lupulus chromosome 8, drHumLupu1.1, whole genome shotgun sequence genomic stretch:
- the LOC133797249 gene encoding UDP-glycosyltransferase 91C1-like has protein sequence MEKKLNSDLKLHIGVLPWLAQGHLIPFLQVSKFLAQKGHSVSFLSTPKNLRRLPNHIVPSNLSHLITLVELPLPSVDGLPDGAESTADLPIHKVPFLKKAFDGLQPGLTKFLEDSGHDITWIVHDFACYWLPPVASRLGIKSIFFSIYNATTMAFVLPPSDLVSDYRNRPEDFTTVPKWWKDMPYEAAYRLHEMESHWDCMDSDVSDFQRLKEVIRGCHILLVRTCPEFESDSLSLLKHLHKKPVLPIGLLPPSESREVGDERWEVLKQWLECKKVNSVVYIAFGSELSLTREWMHELAYGIEKSGLPFIWVIKDRPLVEGQLGSDIIPCGFESRVSDRGVVWRGWASQMRILAHPSVGGFLTHCGWSSVVEGLVLGRGLILFPGGSSDMGLNARLFHNMGFGLEIPQDDRNGSFTSDSVAESIRRVMVDEEGEPLRAKSREMKEIFGNLELQNKYSNEFNEFLWKHFPTTFFYEIA, from the exons ATGGAGAAAAAACTAAACAGTGATCTTAAACTTCACATAGGAGTATTGCCATGGCTAGCACAAGGCCATCTAATCCCATTTTTGCAAGTCTCCAAGTTCTTAGCTCAAAAGGGTCACAGTGTTTCCTTCCTCTCCACCCC CAAAAACCTCCGTCGTCTCCCAAACCACATAGTTCCCTCAAATCTTTCCCATCTCATAACTTTGGTGGAGCTGCCTTTGCCATCTGTGGACGGCTTACCGGACGGGGCCGAGTCAACCGCCGACTTACCCATTCACAAAGTCCCCTTCCTCAAGAAAGCCTTCGACGGGCTCCAACCAGGTTTGACTAAGTTCCTAGAAGACTCGGGCCATGACATTACTTGGATCGTGCACGACTTCGCTTGTTACTGGCTACCTCCAGTCGCGAGTCGACTCGGGATCAAGTCGATTTTCTTTTCCATATACAACGCTACAACGATGGCATTTGTGTTACCGCCGTCGGATTTAGTGAGCGATTACCGCAACCGACCAGAGGACTTCACGACGGTTCCAAAGTGGTGGAAGGATATGCCTTACGAGGCCGCTTATAGGTTGCACGAGATGGAGTCCCACTGGGACTGCATGGACTCGGACGTGTCGGATTTTCAGCGGTTAAAGGAGGTGATTCGGGGTTGCCATATCTTACTCGTCCGGACTTGCCCCGAGTTCGAATCCGACTCACTTAGTCTGCTCAAGCATCTACACAAGAAGCCTGTTCTTCCTATTGGGCTGTTGCCACCGTCAGAATCTCGCGAGGTTGGAGACGAGAGATGGGAGGTTCTGAAACAGTGGCTAGAATGCAAAAAAGTTAACTCCGTGGTTTACATTGCCTTCGGTTCGGAGTTGAGTCTGACTCGAGAATGGATGCACGAGTTAGCTTATGGGATAGAGAAATCTGGGTTGCCCTTTATTTGGGTGATTAAAGATCGCCCGTTGGTGGAAGGGCAATTGGGTTCGGACATAATTCCATGTGGGTTTGAAAGCCGGGTCTCGGATCGAGGTGTGGTGTGGAGGGGTTGGGCGTCCCAAATGAGGATCTTGGCTCACCCTTCGGTTGGCGGGTTCTTGACTCACTGCGGTTGGAGTTCGGTGGTCGAGGGACTCGTGCTCGGGCGGGGGTTGATTCTGTTTCCCGGTGGAAGCTCAGATATGGGGTTGAATGCGAGGTTGTTTCACAACATGGGATTCGGGTTGGAAATTCCCCAGGATGATAGAAACGGGTCGTTTACTAGTGACTCGGTGGCTGAGTCAATTCGGCGAGTCATGGTGGACGAGGAAGGAGAGCCACTCAGAGCTAAGTCACGTGAGATGAAGGAGATATTTGGCAATCTGGAACTGCAGAACAAGTACTCGAACGAGTTCAATGAGTTCCTG TGGAAGCATTTTCCGACCACCTTCTTCTATGAAATAGCATAA